One Thermococcus kodakarensis KOD1 genomic window carries:
- a CDS encoding ATP-binding protein, with product MSEDINFDFAWKFLIGLIQNGKTEMKVSTLPNSLQKVAKSIGYEDDDTVPLLTLKEYLEKTWGHISPNPQVPKSPQEGWGQLEPESPSPQEDSPVDESLGDSDESIISEITPYLEAIQRVVTDADRTEKRLAIYLLLKNGEMYDPDLRKELAPLGQYFSKNKEPYKVKTIKNVISFVRNSPHVWSSKDPTTGMFVYRLKDETVKAILQELQMVLQEREVLQKQEELKQADEEKLVRAFFDFFMNYVEDGKHVFLDQLRNLLVLGEDRGLRVDWHVLDAVNPSLAERLINEPDVVISAAEKAVLEVLNEPEFMLYEERPRIHVRFVNLPKTISPRAVRSEHIGRLVQARGVVSAIAEGEKSNGVKGFIEKAVFVCPKCGYEVSLLQKPYENFVVPKECPACGARLSADNLSVEKSTVIDMREIFVQDPSDALHAAGTASYVRVILLDDNARMDVNPGDEVLITGVVRGIMRKKNGKPALGWVLEANSLTKLTKDIEDLEITPEDVQKFQDMVKDPEFDSKLIRSLAPAITGREVEKKAVLLALFSGEDYDITGTHVRKRSHVLLFGDASTGKSEIIRHAAQIAPGGVHSTGTHSSGVGLTAAIDSMDGVRVLRAGVLVLADRGVAALDELDKMREEDYDKMLDALEQGWFPYNKAGFNTRLMARAVVIAAANPPGGEFDRHNYKPFDELKRLFDQPFYSRFDLIIPTFRNTEDSVLEEIADAVLDKHEGKIEPPYDSELLTKFIAYARREIPRVVLPQALRGVMKKYMVDLAKAIGSAAPRAMEAIIRLTEAHARMHLRKEATLADFLAAKELFDEMITRLAGSSDEEEKEEVMKGLAGVIWTEEKKRKVDKLWSILKYYEALDERGEGVHINDIIEEAEQQGIERSEVLVLLEDMERANMVEQSKPGFYRLRRR from the coding sequence ATGAGTGAGGACATCAATTTTGACTTCGCGTGGAAGTTCCTCATTGGACTAATCCAAAACGGCAAGACAGAGATGAAAGTATCGACCCTACCCAACTCGCTTCAGAAAGTAGCCAAGTCCATCGGGTATGAGGATGATGACACAGTCCCACTTCTCACACTCAAGGAGTACCTTGAAAAGACTTGGGGACATATATCCCCAAATCCTCAAGTCCCCAAGAGTCCCCAAGAAGGTTGGGGACAATTAGAACCAGAGTCCCCAAGTCCCCAAGAAGATTCACCAGTTGATGAAAGTCTTGGGGACTCTGACGAGAGTATAATTTCAGAAATAACTCCATATCTTGAAGCAATACAAAGAGTTGTCACTGATGCTGATAGAACAGAGAAACGTCTGGCAATCTATCTCCTCTTGAAGAACGGGGAGATGTATGATCCTGATCTCCGCAAGGAACTTGCTCCATTGGGTCAGTATTTCTCCAAGAACAAGGAACCGTACAAGGTCAAAACGATCAAGAATGTAATCTCCTTCGTCCGTAACTCTCCGCACGTCTGGTCGAGCAAGGACCCGACGACGGGTATGTTTGTTTACCGCCTGAAGGACGAGACTGTTAAAGCCATCCTTCAAGAGCTTCAGATGGTTCTCCAGGAGCGTGAGGTTCTCCAGAAACAGGAGGAACTTAAGCAGGCGGATGAGGAGAAGCTGGTCAGGGCTTTCTTTGACTTCTTCATGAACTACGTGGAGGACGGCAAGCACGTGTTCCTCGACCAGCTCAGGAATCTCCTGGTCCTCGGAGAGGACAGGGGTCTGAGGGTGGACTGGCATGTCCTCGACGCGGTGAACCCGAGCCTCGCTGAGCGGCTCATCAACGAGCCCGATGTTGTCATCTCGGCCGCAGAGAAGGCCGTCCTGGAGGTCCTGAATGAGCCTGAGTTCATGCTCTATGAGGAGCGCCCGAGGATCCACGTCCGCTTTGTGAACCTGCCGAAGACGATCAGTCCTCGTGCCGTGAGGAGTGAGCACATCGGCAGGCTTGTCCAGGCCAGGGGCGTCGTCTCAGCAATCGCTGAGGGGGAGAAGAGCAATGGCGTGAAGGGCTTCATCGAGAAGGCTGTTTTTGTGTGTCCTAAGTGTGGGTATGAGGTTTCTCTCCTCCAAAAGCCGTATGAGAATTTTGTTGTCCCAAAGGAGTGCCCGGCGTGTGGGGCGAGGCTGAGTGCTGACAACTTGAGCGTTGAGAAGAGTACTGTTATAGACATGAGAGAGATTTTTGTCCAAGACCCCTCTGATGCCCTCCACGCGGCAGGGACTGCCTCTTATGTGAGAGTGATTCTCCTCGACGACAACGCGAGGATGGACGTGAACCCTGGCGACGAGGTCCTCATCACTGGTGTGGTCAGGGGCATCATGAGGAAGAAGAACGGGAAGCCTGCTCTTGGGTGGGTGCTTGAGGCCAACTCTCTCACGAAGTTGACGAAGGACATCGAGGACCTTGAGATAACCCCTGAGGACGTTCAGAAGTTTCAGGATATGGTGAAGGATCCGGAGTTTGACTCGAAACTCATCCGCTCCCTCGCGCCGGCTATCACTGGCAGGGAGGTTGAGAAAAAGGCCGTCCTGCTGGCGCTCTTTAGCGGGGAGGACTATGACATCACCGGAACTCATGTGAGGAAGCGCTCTCACGTTCTCCTCTTTGGAGATGCAAGTACTGGAAAGTCGGAGATCATCAGGCACGCGGCTCAGATCGCTCCTGGTGGGGTCCACTCCACAGGAACCCATAGCTCTGGAGTTGGCCTAACCGCTGCTATTGATTCGATGGATGGAGTGAGGGTTCTCAGGGCTGGCGTCCTCGTACTGGCCGACCGCGGCGTTGCGGCCCTGGATGAGCTGGACAAGATGAGGGAGGAGGACTATGATAAGATGCTCGATGCTCTTGAGCAGGGCTGGTTCCCGTACAATAAGGCCGGCTTCAATACGAGGCTTATGGCGAGGGCTGTTGTGATAGCGGCGGCCAACCCGCCGGGGGGAGAGTTTGACAGGCACAATTATAAGCCGTTTGATGAGCTTAAGCGCCTGTTTGACCAGCCGTTTTACAGCCGTTTCGATTTAATCATCCCGACGTTTAGGAATACTGAGGATTCTGTTTTGGAGGAGATTGCTGATGCAGTTTTGGATAAGCATGAGGGGAAGATTGAACCGCCTTATGATTCTGAGCTTCTCACCAAATTCATTGCTTATGCTCGCCGTGAGATCCCGCGTGTAGTCCTTCCTCAGGCCTTGAGAGGAGTCATGAAGAAGTATATGGTTGACCTTGCAAAGGCGATAGGTTCTGCCGCGCCGAGGGCTATGGAGGCCATTATCAGGCTCACCGAGGCCCACGCGAGGATGCACCTTAGAAAGGAGGCCACTCTTGCTGATTTTCTCGCGGCTAAGGAGCTGTTTGATGAGATGATTACGCGCCTCGCCGGTTCATCTGACGAGGAAGAAAAGGAGGAGGTGATGAAGGGGCTGGCGGGTGTCATCTGGACCGAGGAGAAGAAGAGGAAGGTGGACAAGCTCTGGAGCATTCTGAAGTACTATGAGGCCCTGGACGAGCGCGGTGAGGGTGTCCACATCAACGACATAATCGAGGAGGCGGAGCAGCAGGGGATTGAGCGGAGCGAGGTTTTGGTTCTTCTGGAGGATATGGAGCGGGCGAATATGGTTGAGCAGTCTAAGCCCGGCTTTTACCGCTTGAGAAGGAGGTGA